A stretch of Cicer arietinum cultivar CDC Frontier isolate Library 1 chromosome 5, Cicar.CDCFrontier_v2.0, whole genome shotgun sequence DNA encodes these proteins:
- the LOC101511988 gene encoding actin-related protein 7 codes for MEAAVIDAGSYLLKAGFAIPDQTPAMIIPSQMKRMVDDKSSVDDDGSGQLVVDEVSVDPVVRGYVRDWDAMEDLLHYVLYTGLGWEIGNEGQILFTDPLCTPKANKEQLVQLMFETFNISGFYASEQAVLSLYAVGRISGCTVDIGHGKIDIAPVIEGAVNHIASRRFEFGGTDLTNFLAQELGKSNPLVNISISDVEKIKQQYSCCAEDDLAYQKTENSCPVETHTLPDGQVITIGRERYTVGEALFQPSLLGLEAHGIVEQLVRTISTVTSDNHRQLLENTVVCGGTSFMTGFEERFQKESWLSSSAVRPTLVKPPEYMPENLTMYSAWVGGAILAKVVFPQNQHVTKADYDENGPSIVHRKCF; via the exons ATGGAAGCAGCAGTAATCGACGCCGGCTCCTACCTCCTCAAAGCCGGTTTCGCAATTCCTGATCAAACTCCCGCTATG ATAATTCCTAGCCAGATGAAGCGAATGGTTGATGATAAATCATCAGTGGATGATGATGGTAGTGGTCAGTTAGTGGTGGATGAGGTTTCTGTTGATCCGGTGGTGCGAGGTTATGTTAGAGATTGGGATGCTATGGAGGATTTGTTGCATTATGTTTTGTATACTGGACTTGGATGGGAAATTGGCAATGAAGGACAAATATTGTTTACGGATCCACTTTGTACCCCAAAG GCTAACAAAGAACAGTTAGTGCAACTAATGTTTGAAACATTCAACATATCAGGGTTTTATGCATCGGAACAGGCAGTGTTGTCTCTCTATGCTGTGGGAAGGATCTCTGGATGCACAGTTGATATTGGTCATGGAAAAATAG ATATTGCTCCAGTGATTGAGGGTGCGGTTAACCACATTGCCTCAAGAAGATTTGAGTTTGGAGGTACCGATCTAACTAATTTTCTGGCTCAAGAACTTGGCAAATCCAATCCGCTAGTGAATATCAGCATTTCTGATGTTGAGAAAATAAAACAGCAATATTCATGTTGTGCTGAAGATGACTTAGCTTACCAGAAGACTGAAAATTCTTGTCCCGTGGAGACGCATACCCTTCCTGATGGACAG GTGATAACAATTGGAAGAGAAAGATATACAGTTGGTGAGGCTTTATTCCAGCCAAGTCTATTGGGTTTAGAGGCTCATGGCATTGTAGAGCAGCTTGTCCGTACTATTTCAACGGTGACATCTGATAATCATCGGCAACTTCTAGAAAATACTGTGGTTTGTGGCGGCACTTCTTTTATGACTG GTTTTGAAGAGAGATTTCAAAAGGAATCTTGGCTAAGTTCATCAGCTGTTCGACCTACCTTGGTTAAG CCTCCGGAATATATGCCGGAAAATTTAACCATGTATTCTGCATGGGTGGGAGGTGCCATACTTGCCAAAGTGGTTTTTCCTCAAAATCAGCATGTTACTAAGGCAGACTATGATGAAAATGGACCTTCCATTGTTCACCGGAAGTGCTTCTAA
- the LOC101511666 gene encoding polygalacturonase QRT2, producing the protein MYPQSLVLSLFTILVSFGLCFGSYIVETNYQNEQFGFMKRANHQSHAPLQSKEIINVDDYEAKANDGQIDNEAFEKAWNEACSKGGVLVVPQNSVYHLKPIIFSGPCQPNTELKIYGTIKAWPKISAYEKDRSLWIMFDNVTNLIVDGGGTIDGNGRIWWENSCKVNESLPCKPAPTAVTFNECNNLRVENMKFKNAQQMHIRFQHCNNVGASNLIVKAPGHSPNTDGIHVTHSQNVIISNSIIGTGDDCISIVSGSKNIRATDIICGPGHGISIGSLGEGNSEAKVSNVQVNRATFKGTTNGVRIKTWQGGSGYAKDIKFINIAMQNVTNPIIIDQNYCDQKKACHEQDSAVELSNVVYQNIKGTSASEVAIKFECSKTVPCKGIHVQDVILTPQGCNGTIATCENVRFTNSGMFYPKCHS; encoded by the exons ATGTATCCACAAAGTTTAGTTCTTTCACTTTTCACCATATTAGTGTCATTTGGCTTGTGTTTTGGCTCTTACATAGTGgaaacaaattatcaaaatgAACAATTTGGTTTCATGAAAAGGGCTAATCATCAATCTCACGCACCGTTGCAAtctaaagaaataattaatgttgACGACTATGAAGCCAAAGCTAACGATGGACAAATTGATAACGAG GCATTTGAAAAGGCATGGAATGAGGCATGTTCTAAAGGAGGTGTTCTTGTGGTACCTCAAAATAGTGTCTATCATCTAAAGCCAATAATATTTTCAGGGCCATGTCAACCCAATACTGAATTAAAG ATCTATGGAACAATCAAAGCATGGCCTAAAATATCAGCATATGAAAAAGATAGAAGTCTTTGGATTATGTTTGATAATGTCACAAATCTCATAGTTGATGGTGGTGGCACCATTGATGGCAATGGAAGAATATGGTGGGAGAATTCTTGCAAAGTCAACGAAAGCCTC CCATGCAAACCGGCACCAACT GCTGTGACTTTCAATGAATGCAACAACTTGAGAGTGGAAAACATGAAGTTCAAAAATGCACAACAAATGCATATAAGGTTTCAGCATTGCAATAATGTTGGGGCTTCAAATCTAATAGTAAAAGCACCAGGGCACAGCCCCAACACTGATGGAATTCATGTCACACATTCACAAAATGTTATCATAAGCAATAGCATCATTGGGAcag GTGATGATTGTATTTCAATAGTAAGTGGGTCCAAAAATATTCGAGCCACAGATATTATTTGTGGGCCAGGACATGGAATCAG cATTGGAAGTTTAGGAGAAGGTAACTCAGAAGCTAAAGTGTCCAATGTGCAAGTGAACAGAGCTACATTTAAAGGAACCACTAATGGAGTTAGAATAAAGACTTGGCAG GGAGGTTCTGGCTATGCAaaagacatcaaatttatcaacataGCTATGCAAAATGTGACAAATCCCATAATCATAGATCAAAACTATTGTGACCAGAAAAAGGCATGTCATGAGCAG GACTCAGCAGTAGAATTGAGCAACGTTGTGTACCAAAACATTAAAGGAACAAGTGCTTCAGAAGTGGCAATCAAATTTGAATGTAGCAAAACTGTCCCATGCAAAGGAATTCATGTGCAAGATGTGATTTTAACACCACAAGGTTGTAATGGCACCATTGCAACATGTGAGAATGTTAGATTTACAAACAGTGGAATGTTCTATCCTAAATGTCATTCTTGA